The genome window TATAGTGTTAGTTTATGTTTTGCTATTTtactggagttaataataaactgAATGAAGGCAACGGACGGTTTTCACATGAGCCGTGACTCAGAATGTCTGGTGAGAGAAAATAATGGATATATAATTGTCCTACAAACaaattaaatatatttatttaaatactATGTTAGATTGTATAAATAAATGCATGTGGCACATGCGAATGGTTATGATGCCCCAGGCATGGATAACTCTAATCTACACCTTGTCTTATCTGATAAACTAAAGTCTTAAATAAACTCTATTTCTGATATACAGTTTTGGTTGTTCGATGGGTTTTTTTTCCGTCTTGTCCTGTGTGAATTTCCTCCTTTGGTGCTGTTTACATTTATTTGATTATTTCCATAATCCCTGATCGATAAATTACTTTGCATCTATGTTTCAGAGTTTATAATCTCATCTTCTTCAACTGTGATCAGTCCTTGTGGATCATATGATCCTTTCAGTAACAATAAAGATTTTGAAAAGATAGTCACACTTTTTATGTCCTCGGAAAGAATCTCAAGAGTTTCAGTGTGAGCAAATGTAGAAATTCAAGCAGGCAAATTGTTTCTATATACAGTTTACTGACAAATCCATATCTCTGAAAAATGTGCAAAAATGCTGATGCAATCGTCCATTTTCCCTTCATCAACTTCACTTGAGTTGAGTCATTCTAAAATGAGGGGAGGGTGtggaactctgggatgttgggaaACGCATCCAATCACCTCCAATCTCATTAGTGTCATATCTCTGATTCGCTTTTGTATGTCAGAGGATCAAGAGGAATGGACGTCTGAAGGATATCAAACTCCATCTGATTGTCCATGTCCAGCACACAGAGGACGTTGTTTCCAGAAGTTACTGTTGGAGCATCCTGGAACATTTTTTGGAATTCTGGCGCAATGCCAGTCGTAGTTAGTGCCGTCAGATCCGTTTCTAGTGTCGTCAGACCATCCTCTACTCTGCTCTTATTTATTCCTTCCTCATCCTCCTCTTCTCCAGAGAACAGAGCCACTTCATTCTCATAACAGAACGCACTTGGTGAGCAAGGTGGTCGCAGAAAATGGGTCCTGCGACTAATCGGCGTCCCGGATTGTGACGACGCTTTGGACGACTGATGGCTCGCTAATTCACTGAGCTCCTTAGCACTGCAAGAAGGAGTCGAAGGAACTATGTAGGTCTTGTGGAAGCGAGCGTAGTCCACTTGGTAGCGATCGTGATCTTCATACACAACCGGTTCGAATCGATGACCCCAAAGGATCTCCTGGGACAGGTATGAGCTTCGTGCTTGTGTCGTCATAGCAGTGGCTTCTACCATTCCCTCAAGAATTACAACGATCTCAAAGGCATTGTTTTCCAGATCGGAGCGGTTCATGGCCCAGAGCGGCGAGTCTTCATCAATCTCATGAACGATGACAAGAGGTGAGACGAGGAAAAGGCGGTCAGTTCCTTCATCATAACCCACATTCAGGTCTGTCTGCTCCAGTGGGATGAACTCGCCCTCCTCTGTCACTCTGGGTTTAATCAGCTGTGCTCGGACATGAGCTTCAACAATGTGGCTTTTCCGGAGATTTCCGACACGCCACATGAGGCACAGCTTCCCATCCCGTAGTGCTATAACAGCATTTTGGGAAAATAGCAGCGTCTGATTTCGCTTCTTGGGTCTTGCTATCTTAGCCATGATAGTACCAATCATGAATGAGTCAATGATGCATCCCAAAATGGACTGCACCACTACTGTTGCTATGGCAACTGGACACTCCTCAGTGACACAGCGCCAGCCATATCCAATCGTTGTTTGAGTCTCGATTGAAAACAGGAAGGCGCCAAGAAACCCTTCCACGTGGAGCAAACATGGCTTCCACTCCTCCTGTTGCCCCTCACCTGATGCTCCTGGCCCCGTTTGCCCCCTCACATGATGATCAGGGTCAAAATCTCCATGTGCGAGGGCCACACTATAGAAAATCAATCCAAAAATCAGCCATGACACTAAGAATGTTGTGCAGAAGATGAGAAGTAGGTAGCGCCAGCGGATGTCCACACAGGTTGTGAATATATCAGCTAGGTAGCGCTGTGGTTTGTCCTCCATGTTGGAGAATACAACGTTACATTGgccattttttttaacaaaacggCTCctcacttggccacgcccccttgTGGAGATTTTCCCATTGTAGCTGCTCTCCATGTTGTAGCCACCTACACTAGCGGTGGCACTGCTCATGGCGCTCCCAGGTGAGCTGTGGCCGTTGTGAAGCCCAAGAGTCGAGATCTTCAGCCTTTCCTCATCAGGAGAAACAATGCTGTACCTGTGGAATGACAGAGTAAGGAATTCTGGGTAAAAACAAAGAATAAAAGGAAatactgttaaataaataatcagtGGACTGTGGAGTCTGATTTGAAATGGAGGACAAATGAGACTGTGTGGCATTGTAAAGGTGGATGAAGGGATGAGACAGGAAGAGGACGAGTGCTAAGACACTGTCCATAATCTCATTGCATCCTGCTTGTTCTTTCCAGTGTCCCTCTGAAAGGGCACGTAGTGACTAAACACAGCACGCTAACCCCACATATGGCTAAACCATGACTCATATTAGCCACTGCTAAAGCTAATATCAATGCTAATGCTGATGCTTCATACATGCTTTTGCTAATTATTTTATGTTTGGATTAAACTACCTCAAGATATACAGGCAAAAATCAGTGACCCTGAATTCTTAGCAAGAACCTTTTTGGgccattattgtgtgtgtgtgtgtgtgtgtgtgtgtgtgtgtgtgtgtgtgtgtgtgtgtgtgttaactggCCCTCTCCTCCATAGAGGATTACCTATGAAGGTGAGTTGTGTTTAGCCGTATGATGAGGATTGCAGTCAGTGCAGATTTCCAGATTATAATCTGAGATTTGCcctttctaacacacacacacacacacacacacacacacacacacacagtgaatgtTCTTATACATTATTAGCCTGTATTTTGTAATGTTATAGTTGTGTATTGTGGACactgataaagaaaaaaatggattgGAAATGATAATGTTGTACTTTAACGTGTTTACAACCGAATGTTTAAAAGTTTTGGTAACGTAATGTGGAAAACCTGATAATTTACCCCAAAGTCACTACAGTAATGCTTATATAAGTAATAaatagtgtatagtgtgtgtgtgtgtgtgtgtgtgtgtgtgtgtgtgtgagagagagagagagagagagagagagagagtgacggtgtggtgtgatgtgatgaAGTTGATTTACTGttcccaccctgaagttgattattttcctataacagcacatccccaagtgttttattcctcttataccacagcaaaccAAAAATTACATTTGTTATTCATAAAAGAATGACACAATACTTTTATCCATATATAGTTACatttaccctgtgtccgaaatcgctcctgactcactatatagtggactagatagtgaggacaccattttgtagtgctgtttgaatgtatagtgagaattattacaccctatatagtgcactcaaagtatcccgcaatgcatcacaaaaaatagtgtacaaccgatggtcactgaccaagcaatatatcccatcatgcattgcagtcgcgctgaaagaaatcaaatcaaaagcttcaaatgtgatttaataaaaggcagcggcaaagaagaaaggattcagccttgatttaaaagaactgaaagctgcagcagacacaaagtactttgtattgattaatgtgggaaatacgctcagtataatatggatttatcacagaaacacatgcatgtatttattattttggaaaCCCActggccaactgatctggcacgttttaattgtacgacagtaatgacgtaaataacagcgcgacggagtagtgtcccacagtgttttttcattttaccaatgagctcactatatcatCCTCTATATCGTAATTCCCTATCTATATGagaagggagtagtgaacgagtgggtgatttcagacacagagaTAGTTTTggtaaaacaagttagttcctgtcgtctcttacattatagcagctgtaaacagtcattccctcaccagcctctctttattctctcttaaagttaataagacaaaaaaaagagtgtcatgttactgagaaactcagTGTGAATTCTTCTGTTCTGAAGACGTCAGAAAACtgaaagttccagcttcacctctgactgttacacagcgctgacactggagactccttccagaaatgatacacacacacatttctcctaACAGGAAACTTCTCCGCATCAATGATTAAACACTTTACGTAATCTATTTATGTGGAACGTCTGCTGTacatgtccctgtgaatgagctgttactatagaaatgattatCTATTAgagtgagtgcattaatataaacttgcactactgtcagagttgctgttagagagaattaatcaacaccttctgaccaatcagagtgcagaatTGAACaatataatacagtggtgcttgaaagtttgtgaaccctttataattttctatatttctgcataaatatgacctaaaacatcatcagattttcacacaagtcctaaaagtagataaagagaacccagttaaacaaatgagacaaaaatattatacttggccatttatttattgaggaaaatgatccaatattacatatctgtgagtggcaaaagtatgtgaacctttgctttcagtatctggtgtgacccccttgtgcagcaataactgcaactaaacatttgcggtaactgttgatcagtcctgcacaccggcttggaggaattttagcccgttcctccatacagaacagcttcaactctgggatgttggtgggtttcctcacatgaactgctcgcttcaggtccttccacaacattttgactggattaaggtcaggactttgacttggccattccaaaacattcactttattcttctttaaccattctttggtagaacgacttgtgtgcttagggttgttgtcttgctgcatgacccaccttctcttgagattcagttcatggacagatgtcctgacattttcctttagaatttatggtatattcagaattcattgttccatcaatgatggcaagccgtcctggcccagatgcagcaaaacaggcccaaaccatgatactaccaccaccatgtttcacagatgggataaggttcttatgctggaatgcagtgttttcctttctccaaacataacgcttctcatttaaaccgaaaagttctattttggtctcatccggcctgagtcgggtggtgggggtatgtggcagcaggggcgtgaccgagcgtcagtctgtgaatggagggtggagtcagggaaggtgaatggtcatatcactacacctgttgtcaattaacgtgtgtttgtgtgtttcctccagtgactgcgccctataaaaggagagtgagaaggggaagtCGGCACCAAGGGCTTaatagtagcctgtgtgtgtgtgtgcgcgagagagagtttgagttgtgtgctgaaaagcaacaataaagaAAATAGCTAAGACGCAAAcagccgcctgccatgcttctgtgctccacccacatcagggtctctctacaataacgcttctcatttaaaccaaaaagttctattttggtctcttctgtccacaaaacatttttccaatagccttctggcttgtccacatgatctttagcaaactgcagacgagcagcaatgttctttttggagagcagtggctttctccttgcaaccctgccatgcacaccattgttgttcagtgttctcctgatggtggactcatgaacattaacattagccgatgtgagagaggccttcagttgcttagaagttaccctggggtcctttgtgaccttgccgactattacacgccttgttcttggagtgatctttgttggtcggccactcctggggagggtaacaatggtcttgagtttcctccatttgtacacaatctgtctgactgtggattggtggagtccaaactctttagagatggttttgtaaccttttccagcctgatgagcatcaacaacgctttttctgaggtcctcagaaatctcctttgttcatgccatgatacacttccacaaacatgtgttgtgaagatcagactttgatagatccctgttctttaaataaaacaaggtgcccactcacacctgattgtcatcccactgattgaaaacacctgactctaatttcaccttcaaat of Neoarius graeffei isolate fNeoGra1 chromosome 22, fNeoGra1.pri, whole genome shotgun sequence contains these proteins:
- the LOC132870341 gene encoding ATP-sensitive inward rectifier potassium channel 12-like — protein: MSSNRTTRYSIVSPDEERLKISTLGLHNGHSSPGSAMSSATASVGGYNMESSYNGKISTRGRGQVRSRFVKKNGQCNVVFSNMEDKPQRYLADIFTTCVDIRWRYLLLIFCTTFLVSWLIFGLIFYSVALAHGDFDPDHHEEWKPCLLHVEGFLGAFLFSIETQTTIGYGWRCVTEECPVAIATVVVQSILGCIIDSFMIGTIMAKIARPKKRNQTLLFSQNAVIALRDGKLCLMWRVGNLRKSHIVEAHVRAQLIKPRVTEEGEFIPLEQTDLNVGYDEGTDRLFLVSPLVIVHEIDEDSPLWAMNRSDLENNAFEIVVILEGMVEATAMTTQARSSYLSQEILWGHRFEPVVYEDHDRYQVDYARFHKTYIVPSTPSCSAKELSELASHQSSKASSQSGTPISRRTHFLRPPCSPSAFCYENEVALFSGEEEDEEGINKSRVEDGLTTLETDLTALTTTGIAPEFQKMFQDAPTVTSGNNVLCVLDMDNQMEFDILQTSIPLDPLTYKSESEI